From a region of the Fusarium verticillioides 7600 chromosome 9, whole genome shotgun sequence genome:
- a CDS encoding transcription initiation factor TFIIH subunit 1, which yields MAIPVGRTLFKKKEGILTLTSDHQLVTWTPNSGGPATVSLNINNITNLQQTPDSSPKVMLKIFEKVGDAEPATYLFHFNTAEAKDEAKAVKDLLSSLLASTRGNDGSVQKQSGASGGSSTPNPGAGGGSGSASMAFASAVNSQNASSSRWFDDSQLKNDIELQQSLMRKDTSLHQTYVEAMQTKPDSLSGAAFNSQFWSTRTNLLRAHAIEINQKKGAYNVLSTVKPKTVDGELKLNISVEQVQMIFAQHPLIKRVYNENVPKISEADFWSRFFLSRLSKKLRGERVAENDPHDPLFDKYDPAENTVAFQSKIMANQVPHFIDIEANEENQGGFKSGNAKDVEMRPRANIPIVKTLNSLSEKIMANVAPSDVNTDDPDGGYNAYVQLALRDLKGDAKEHRIMLNVKEQNKFFSKHDSAPSKQAAVFERQVPSEVLFEIVGDLETLESDGAGGINIQAAMGFDEDSESDEDTPKRPHVGSRFALLAADKDIMKGVRQQRAQKYGHETDAAEPMGLPVEISRKCSLTHATTIEFLHQFWNAFLSGDPDRAGELQYLAESLGRSLARINAVAEEADKEREEIIRSRKKEIRDHFQRTGKKIRWRSDNVGGGKAAVIALMQPTMNALEKAQADYSRALAAEGIQISTEA from the exons ATGGCCATCCCAGTGGGACGTACCCTTTTCAAAAAGAAGGAGGGCATTCTGACTCTCACAAGTGACCATCAGCTGGTCACTTGGACTCCTAACTCAGGAGGCCCTGCCACAGTCTCGCTAAACATAAATAACATCACAA ACCTCCAGCAGACCCCAGATTCTTCACCAAAGGTTATGCTCAAGATCTTTGAAAAGGTTGGAGACGCAGAGCCTGCTACATATCTCTTTCACTTCAATACcgccgaggccaaggacgaggcaaaggctgtcaaggatctGTTATCCAGCCTATTAGCGTCTACGCGCGGCAACGATGGTTCTGTTCAAAAACAATCCGGCGCAAGTGGTGGCTCTTCAACGCCCAATCCAGGCGCTGGTGGTGGCAGCGGTTCCGCATCCATGGCCTTCGCCAGCGCTGTCAACTCACAGAATGCTTCATCCTCGCGCTGGTTCGACGACTCGCAGCTCAAGAACGACATCGAGTTGCAACAGTCGCTCATGAGAAAAGATACAAGTCTCCATCAAACATACGTTGAAGCAATGCAGACCAAGCCCGACTCCTTGTCAGGAGCCGCCTTTAATTCACAGTTCTGGTCAACCCGGACAAATCTTCTCCGAGCCCATGCTATTGAGATAAACCAGAAGAAAGGAGCCTATAATGTCCTCTCAACCGTCAAAcccaagactgttgatgGCGAACTAAAGTTAAACATCAGCGTAGAGCAGGTGCAGATGATATTCGCACAACATCCTCTGATCAAGCGTGTATACAACGAGAATGTCCCCAAGATATCCGAAGCGGACTTCTGGTCCCGTTTCTTCCTCAGCAGACTTTCCAAAAAGCTACGCGGTGAGAGAGTCGCTGAGAACGACCCCCATGACCCTTTGTTCGACAAATATGACCCTGCTGAGAATACGGTTGCCTTTCAGAGCAAAATCATGGCAAACCAAGTACCGCATTTTATCGACATCGAGGCCAACGAAGAAAATCAAGGAGGCTTCAAAAGTGGAAACGCGAAGGATGTCGAGATGCGTCCAAGGGCCAATATACCAATTGTGAAGACCCTCAATAGCCTCagtgagaagatcatggccaacGTTGCCCCTTCTGATGTCAACACTGATGATCCCGATGGCGGCTACAACGCTTATGTCCAGTTGGCTTTGCGTGATTTGAAGGGCGACGCGAAGGAGCATCGTATCATGCTCAACGTGAAAGAGCAGAACAAGTTCTTTTCAAAACATGACTCTGCCCCCTCGAAACAAGCTGCGGTTTTCGAAAGACAAGTTCCTAGCGAAGTTCTGTTCGAGATAGTGGGAGAtctcgagactcttgagagCGATGGTGCTGGCGGAATAAATATTCAGGCAGCAATGGGatttgatgaagacagcgaAAGTGATGAAGATACCCCCAAACGGCCACATGTTGGATCACGCTTCGCTCTCTTAGCTGCTGACAAGGACATCATGAAGGGCGTGCGCCAGCAACGCGCTCAAAAATACGGCCACGAGACGGATGCCGCTGAACCCATGGGGCTCCCTGTTGAGATTTCCCGCAAGTGCAGCCTTACCCACGCAACTACCATCGAGTTCCTGCATCAATTCTGGAACGCATTCCTCTCGGGAGACCCGGACCGCGCTGGTGAGCTACAGTACCTAGCTGAGTCTCTCGGCCGCTCACTGGCACGTATCAATGCCGTCGCAGAAGAAGCCGACAAGGAACGCGAGGAAATCATTCGCAGCCGGAAGAAGGAGATCCGAGACCATTTCCAGCGAaccggcaagaagatcagaTGGCGATCCGATAATGTTGGAGGTGGCAAAGCTGCCGTGATTGCTTTGATGCAACCAACTATGAATGCTTTGGAAAAGGCTCAAGCCGACTACTCAAGGGCTCTAGCAGCAGAAGGGATACAGATATCGACTGAAGCATGA